A region of the Pseudomonadota bacterium genome:
GGCAAACTGCCCCTTGGTAATCGCCCGTTGCCGGTCATTAAAGCTGATTTCCAACCTGTTGTCGGCAAGCATCTCAACGTTTGCTGCCGCGGCCTGATGCCGGTAACGGATCTTTACAGTAAATTGCGCAGGCAACTCCGGAGCTTTTCCGGAAAGCCAGTTCATCTCTTTGACTATCATGGAGTCGTGCCACAGATCTGTATCCTTTCCGACCACAACCTGATTATTTTGCGCATCCAGATCAAGCACATAATACGGGGTGCTGTCCGGAATACCCAGTCCCCGGCGCTGACCCACCGTAAACCGGTGAATTCCCTCATGCCTGCCCAGAACCCGGCCTTCCATGGTGACAATTTCGCCGGTATTTTCCTGATCTTTCCCCGTCGCAGCTAAAAAATCACCAACACTGGTCTCGGCTAAAAAGCATACATCCTGACTCTCTTTGCCTTTATGAAACCCGGTAAAACCGAACCCGGCGGCAATTTCATACACATGATCCTTGATAAACCCGCCCAAGGGGAAAACCAATCTGCTCAACTGCTCCTGAGTGAGGCGACATAAGAAATATGACTGATCTTTTTTTCGGTCCAAGCCCTTTAAAAGCTTGAAAATACCATCTGTGTTCTGTTGCACTCTTACATAATGTCCTGTTGCAAAGTACTCTCCACCGGATTCAAGAGCCCGGTTCATCAGCAGGCCGAATTTTATCTCACGGTTGCAGACAATACAGGGGTTTGGCGTCTTCCCCATAAAATAACTGCTCGCAAAATAATCAAGCACCTCTTTTTGAAACTGGGTATTGAGATCGATAACTTCCAGGGGAATTTCAAGCCGCGCCGCAATCCCTTTGACTTTCTCAACCTGCACCTGGAGATCAGGCTGAGCAAGTGCCATAAAAACTCCACGAACATCACAGCCCGCCTGTTTCAATAAAGCGGCGGTTGTGGTACTATCAACCCCGCCGCTCATCGCAACGGTTACGGCTTTTCCTAGTACTTTGTCGGAAATACTCATAGGCTTTAGAAAAAATACCGCTGTTCCCATATGGCTTAGCCCCTGATTGGCGGAGGCTCTATTAATAAATGATGAAATCTTAAATAAAACTGATTTCATCGACTTGCATTATAACCGGTTGATTTTGTTGGTGGACCTTTTGCTTCAGTGACTTTTTTTCGAGACCATCAATTTAGGTTTTCTTGTTATTACGGATAGATAAATCAATATGCAAAAAAAAGAAAGATCAAAACCCGAGTTGCTCGCTCCGGCGGGCAGCCTGGACAAGCTAAAAACAGCTATCCACTACGGCGCTGATGCCGTATACATGGCCGGCCAACAGTATAGCC
Encoded here:
- the mnmA gene encoding tRNA 2-thiouridine(34) synthase MnmA, translated to MSISDKVLGKAVTVAMSGGVDSTTTAALLKQAGCDVRGVFMALAQPDLQVQVEKVKGIAARLEIPLEVIDLNTQFQKEVLDYFASSYFMGKTPNPCIVCNREIKFGLLMNRALESGGEYFATGHYVRVQQNTDGIFKLLKGLDRKKDQSYFLCRLTQEQLSRLVFPLGGFIKDHVYEIAAGFGFTGFHKGKESQDVCFLAETSVGDFLAATGKDQENTGEIVTMEGRVLGRHEGIHRFTVGQRRGLGIPDSTPYYVLDLDAQNNQVVVGKDTDLWHDSMIVKEMNWLSGKAPELPAQFTVKIRYRHQAAAANVEMLADNRLEISFNDRQRAITKGQFAALYDGEELIGGGEILLKG